The Setaria viridis chromosome 6, Setaria_viridis_v4.0, whole genome shotgun sequence genome includes the window CCGGCGTCCGGACGCTCCGCCAGGCCCACCTCATTCTCGTCCACACGTTCGTTTCCACCGACAGGCATATGTTATCCTCTGCTCCTTCTGCTCTTTATCCTCTGTGCTCCTCACCACCGCTGCAGCCTTCATTCTCATCCCCGCATCAATCCCGTGCTGCAGATGGAGCTGAGGTGGATGCCTAGGTGGGTGCACTCCCCCACCCCAgcggcctcgtcccccacctcggcatcctcctcgcccactccggcggcgcccctcccccactCCGGCGTCCTCACCCACCGGGAGCGTCCAACGCCCGCAGATCCGATAGCCCTCTTCCCGATCCCAGTGAGATCCAAGCAAGCCCCTGACCCTCCCctaccccggccggcggcgccccccgTATCCGGTAGCGTCTCCTCTCCTTCGGCCGACGACGGGCAGGCTGGTCATCATGGATCTGAGCGGGCTCCGTCTCCTCCGCGTGATGCTCGACGTCGTAGCGAACCGGAGCAGCAGAAGCTCGCGCCTACTGACGGctccatgttgcaataggtacctccTGGTGTTGCATTAGTTATTTTGGGATGTTGCAAcagtggcttttgatgtttcatctgttttgcaacagtccgacttgccagcaatcgggtgttgcaccaacttgttcatgatgttacatatagttgttttctttgtttcggtcTCTTAttctttcgttgttgcaatgCTGTAAGAGATGCTTTTTATGTTAttgcaatgtgtctgttttgaatgttgcagAAGCGGTAcgagatgtttcatgcacgtaaaggtATTGCAATCCTcgtgttgcaagtgttgatttttgatgtttcgatagttattgttcaatgttgcgacggagcgtccgataaaaaaaattaccgaACGTCCGGACGCTAGTACGTCCATATTCTGATTATTTCTTGTGACCTGAGTATCAACAAATATACCCACTCTTACTTattgctgctcagaagaagaagctgtgtAAAATTTTATTAAGATGATGCTAAGTTCTAAACATACGTAGCTCCCaatcgattgcctgtgaagttcgAAACCTCCGTTTCCAAGATTAAGCATAAATCTCTAATATAATCTCTTATTCTTTACGTGATAccgttgctgttattcacttataaTATCACTATATGTCACTAATACTATTGTTGTTATTCACTTAGTATCACTATATGTATAAAATTAGGTCCTGTTATACATATAGATTTTAAAATTGGGTGTGTGACAATCACGTCACAGCAATCTCGTGCATCCCCTTGTGCTGCTGCAGTGCAGCTTCATTCTGCCAAAATCCTCTAACGATACCATCACGCCTGCACGTCGTCCGTCCGTCAGCGACGACGGTAGCAAATTTCCACCCTGATTTCATGATCTGATGCCCGCTACGGACACCCTGTGAGGATCTCCACGCCGTCGCGGGTGACCAGCACGGTGTGCTCGAACTGCGCGCTGAGGCtgccgtccgccgccaccgccgtccagCCGTCATCCAACACCACGCACTGCGTGCTCCCCATTGACAGCGTTGGCTCTGCACGCATTCAGTCACACTACTCATTCAGTAAATTCTGATACAAGGATTGATCGTCGAAGCAAAATCATGGACCCCTGGAACTGGAAGGGAAGACTAGACATCATGGAGATGAACAGAGGGCGTACCGATTGTGAACGTCTGGCCTGCAACCATGAAACCCGGCTCGTAATCGTCTACAATCGGATGTGTGTTCAGTTCAGTTCATAGCTTGACTGAATTTACCACAATGATCTGAAAACGGTATGAACAACTGAATGAGGTTACTTACATGTGCTCCATATGATGGGTTCACAATGGAATATCCTCCCAATGCCATGCCCAACAAAGGGGTCAATGCCGTATCCGTACTTGCTGGCATGCTCACTGAAACAACCAAAGCAGAGCCATTACTGAAAAGACCAACTTCCATGGAAATGGAAATTTTCAGCTTTAAAACTATGTGCACTTTAGTCAGACAATATGCAAGCTGTCAAGATTCCTAACAATACACCTGCTATTCAAATGATTTGCAGTGTCACCAGAATGTATTATACTACTTAGAAACTGgtgtaaaaaaaatcatctttcCAAAAGTCAACAAAGCCTCAGAAGATTCATGCTAATTTATGTTTCATATAAGACAGATCAAGACCTTATTCTCTGCCCGATTTCCTTGAAACTAGCACCATGCCTGCAGGCTGATATGCCCCTCATCATGCACTCTTCAGTGACCTGTTACAGACCAAAAAAGGCAGGTTATTCAGATACAGGCTCAGACAATGTGTTAGGTAAGTAGTCAGAAGATGGAACAGCAGAATTACACCTTGACAAGTTGTTTAGTAGATTCATCAACATCTCCACAGAGGTATGTTCTTGAGGTGTCCCCATGATATCCCTGGAGCAACACTCCATGTCACTTTACAAAGCGAGAAGATTAGCAATGACCATATCAACTACATTAGAACAGAGCGATGAGAAGGTAAGGAACATGGTGGCTGATAAGGAAAAGAACAGCTGTAGCACATACGTTCAAGTAGACAGTAACATCAATGTTGATAATATCTCCATCCTGCAAGGTCAGTGGAAGCAAGCATAACTGTTCAGCTCAAAATTAAGTTCAGCAATTGTACCAGCTGACACATCTTGTTTCAGAGCTAGTTTGCAATTGTTATAATGCAATCTAGTTACTTACGAGAATATTTACTAACTATAGTATGTTATTCTGCTTCTATGGCTCAACAAGAAATGCATCTGATTAACTGCTACACTTAAAGCAATTCAAAGCCAAAAAAATCGATCAACCTGTAGCTCGCGAGAATCAGGGATTCCATGACAGGTGCACTCGTTCACTGACGTGCAGACACTCTTCGGAAACCCACCGTATCCAAGGGGAGAAGGGTAGGCGCCTGCGTCGATGATCATCTGATGCACAGCTCGGTCAATCTCATCCGTCGTCACAGCCGGCTGCGCAGAATAAAGAAAAACACACCAGTCACAAATTTCTCCACAGAGGCCGAATCAGATCTGCAAAATACTCACTACTCACTTTGACCAGTGTTCCTGCATACTGCAGAACTCGGGCGGCGAGCTCGCAGGCGTCCAGCATACGCATGATGCTCTCGCCGTCGTGCACCTGCCGGTCGGGGCACACGTCCGGGATGGCGTCAGTGCCAACGTAGGGAGGCCGGGGGATGTGGTCCGGCACCGGGAGGCGCGCGCTGACCGCTCCACGCCCAGCGGCTCCCTCCTCCTGGCTCCCCCTATGCCCTGCAGCTCTGCAGCCCTTCAATTTGATCGTGTCAGAATGCAGGTGTTTGCAGTTGTCtgaaacttttttttggaagaaattgTGAGAAACTTTTATTGTATTATTACACTTTTGCGCAAATTTTGGGCATAAATTGGAAGTATCGCTGTGTATGTGCACCGGCAGATGATCCTGTTGGATacctccggccgccgcggcgttcTGGATGCCACCCGGAGAGGCGCCGGAAGGGCGGCGTCGCCTGCAGGGAAGCAGCGGTGGGAACAGGAAAATGCTAGAAAGGAATGGCGGGTTAGACTTTAGAGACGAGTGAGAAAGGACAGGCACGCACGTGGACTGCGGCAGCGGGATGCGGTGAACGGCGACGAGGGGTGCTGTttgagctccgccgccgggacCCTCACCGCCATCGCCGTTGTTGGGTTGCAAGTCGGCCGCCGACGGCGGAAGTGGGTGAGGATAAGACGAGGGCAGGTGGAGGGATGATATTTTTCTAGAATTGTTTTCTGAAACAAATATCATATTTAGGAATGAGCTAAAAAAATATCTTAgtcctttgattttttttcccccgAGCTGTCAAACCGGATACTTCGCCCGCAACTGACAACACAAACATTTTGCAAACATCCTTTGATTTCAACGGTGGAATCGTCGACTATTGTaactaaggggatgtttggaaacaccgtgctaaattttagcacctgtcacatcgaatgtttggatactaattagaagtattaaatatagtctaattacaaaactaattatacagatggagtctaattcgtgagatgaatctattaagcctaattagttcatgatttgacaatgtggtgctacagtaaccatttgttaatgatggattaattagccttaatagattcgtcttgcgaattagactctatctgtgcaattagttttgtaattagctcatatttaatctttctaattagcatccgaacatctcatgtgaccctgctaaagtttaatcaAACACCCCCCTAACTAGCAAATATGCTCGTACATTAAATATGCTCAGGATGGAAAAAATATTTCGCAATCTAGTTTAATATAAATATGGTATGACACGCAGGATGAGCTAAATAGGATGTTATTGGGGATAATTTCAAAGTACAATTGCATTGTAACTAAATGGGGTACGAAATGACACGTAGGTGCTAAATGTGGTACGAAATAACATGTAGAAAGAGCTTGTTGTATCATATCCTTTTCATGTTTTCAGAGTCCATGAAAAATAAAAGCAAAGCAATATACATACTGGTGATTTTATGCAGCCAGGAAGCAAGGAGGAGTGCGGACTTTGACCCCGTTTGGTTCCCTAGAAGCACCTAAAATtactatcacatcgaatgtttagataataattagtattagatatagatcaattacaaaatcaattgcacatatggaggttaatttgcgagacgaatctattaagcctaattagtccatgatttgacaatgtggtgctacagtaaacatgtgctaatgatggattaattaggcttaatagattcatctcgggaattagcctccatctgtgtaattagttttataattagctcatgtttagtcctcctaatgaGCCTTCGAATATTgaatgtgacataaattttagtccggactaaagatccaaacaccccctttatttggcctgttcgcttcagcttattcagctggcttatcagccaccaaacagtgttttcctctcacaacaaatcagccatttcagcttttcagccggcttataagctgaagtgaacaggGCCAATTGATGCATTCTGACAGATCATGTACGCATAAGCATGGCCATGGGCTCTATGTCGAGCAGGTCTTGTGCCTTACTATGCGCTGGCTCGCGGCGGCGATCAGCCCAAACAGTTTTGGCGAGCACATCAAGCAGCGATGCGTTTTCGTGAATGGAAGGTTAACAGTATGATTATGAGAGAATTCACTATTTGACACTCATATAATGAGTGGTTCTTTTTTTATCTTCaaattttcttccttccttatttgacactgactTGAACTTTGGTTAACTTGGGTGAGTAACTTGTGGATATTTCCACCCAATTTTACTAAACAAAATGACAtccaaatcacctccaaaattcatgaaatttttttagTGTAAAACACATATATCATTTAAAATCATAAATTAAAATTCACAAAAATATGCTACCTTTAAAGATTTTGTGAATTTTTATAGCATAAAAACACTTTCCAAAAAATACGTAAAAATACCCAATTTTCTAGTCGCACatttatgcaatttataaaattattatatttgACAAGTCGCAAATAAAAATTTTaagttatttaaaaaatattttttattaaataaatTAGTATTTATCTATGTAAATTATTATGGATAATAATTTATAATTACTTGTTTTAGTGATATTGGGTATGTTTACGTATTTTTTTGCATAATCTTTAAAAGTAGCGTATTTTGATGAGTTTAAAGattttaaatgatatatatgtgTTTTTATAAAATGAGTTAATCTCAATCTTTTATATAACTACAAAAGGTTTCATGAATTTTAGAGGTGATTTGGATGTCGTTTTTGTTTAATAAAATAAGTATCCACATGTTACTGTTTACCCGAGTTAAAATGAACGGGAATATCAAATGAGGAATCAAAGTTCAAGTCGGACGGAAGGAAAAAATTTTAAGAGCGGAACCACTCGTTCATTGTACAGTGTCAAATGGAAATTGTCTCCCCGTAAAACCGCGAGTAACACTGGcagacaggtgggccccacatTTAACTCCGCCCGTGTTCCCCCACTTCCTCGAAACCCACAGCAGAACCCCCTCGTCTGCGGagttcaaaatttgaatctggAGCCGTTCGTCTCCTCCTCCGTGCACCCGGTCCATACACCAAAGCTAACTGACGACCATGCTGATCCCAGAAACGAAAGGTCCTGGTGCCACCGGTTCATGGACCGGGTGCGCGATTCCTCCCGTTCCTTGTCTCCGGGCGCTCCCCTTTTCTCTGCTCCCCCATTCCGTTCTGCTTCCCAAACAAAACCCAAAGAAATCGGAATGGGGAGGAAGGCGCAGAggaaggagatggcggcggaggcggtgtcgtacgaggagcagcggcggaggcaggTGGAGGCGAACAAGCGCAAGCTCGAGGAGCTCCAGCTCCAccacctctccgccgccgtcagAGAAGCCGCCGTCAAGCCCTCGCCGGTGGGTTCCAATTGCTTGGCCAATAGCCCGGCTATTTCTTGTGTGGATCTATCTTCCTTTTTTCTAGGTTTACGTTATCCCAATCGGCGTTTCTGCAGGCCAAGAAGCGGAAGGCGCGGGTGCCGCgggacgccgccgcggagccgctCCGGCGGTCCGGCCGGGTCGCCAACCTCCCCGATAAGCCCAAGTACCGCGAGGTAGGTGTCCAAGAATCATACGCTCGACCAAAGATTTCACCTTTTCCCCTTTCCTTTGCGAGTAAATCACGGCAGTGAGATCAAGAACTCGTCTTTGATGTGTTTTTGTGCGTGTGCAGGAGGTTCTGGATTTCGGGAGAAAGGTTAGGAGGTACGCGCATGGATTCCTCCTCCCCAATCTGGCGATCCGTCCATGATGATTCGTGCCAGCAGTAGAAACCTTGATTTGTTTGCTGTTGTTCTTGAGCGGCAGGACGTACAGCTCGGGGAGGAAGGATCTGGACAACCGGGTGTACGCGACCGACGAGGAGAGGACCCACGCCATCACGAAGGCCGAGGAGCTGGAGGAAGAGCTGGGCTCTCGCTTCCCTATCTTCGTGAAGCCCATGACCCAGTCCCATGTCACCGGAGGCTTCTGGCTGGTAATAATTAATAAAGTAGCGGAAGCTCCGATCTGATGCGTGCCGATCATGTGCTGCTGTCAATTCGACTATCATTCATCTCCCAAGAGGTTGATTCTTGTTTAATGGGCTGGTGAAATTGCAGGGCCTCCCAACGCCGTTCTGCCGGAAGCACCTGCCGAAGCGTGACGAGACCATCACGCTggtggatgaggaggatgacgagTCTGACACGCTCTACCTCGccaggaagatgggcctcagtGCCGGATGGAGAGGTTTCTCCATTGAGCACAAGCTGGTTGATGGAGATTGCTTGATCTTCCAGTTGATCGAGCGGACAAAGTTCAAGGTGAGTGAGATTTGTTTTGCATAACAAGAATGCCTGGCTGATTGGCGACCCTTTTCATGGATGTTCCAGGGAACTTTTGCCCAATAGTTGTTCACAGGGAACTTTTGCCCAATAGTTGTTCAACCCAAGTATCCAAGTACAAGTAGACAAGTAGTgatgtgaagacttgttgcaatTGTGTTACATAAATTTCTGCAGATTGCTTATGCCACATATCTGAATTTCTGTATAGAGCCACTTGACATATCTACTTTCTTCTTAACTATAATTGAAATTTATGGAATCAAGATTATTTAGAAAGGAATAAAAATGTAGCTTGTTTCAAACTTGCTCTATTTGCAGAAAATAATGCACATTTGCGCAAAATTTGTCTAATTGAAAATGGGCCAAAGTTATGTGGTTATTGTCAGATGTTCTCATGGCCTGCTATCTGTAATGTTGTGCCAGTACCATTGGATTGAGTCCTTAAGGACTAACTAGGAGTAATCTATATATTTTACAGCTGACTGAGCAAAGTTATGCAAATGGTGCAGGTCTACATAATTAGAGCACGTTCCTACTACAAAAATGAGGACTGATGAAACTAGTAGCTTCTAATATGGTGGTTGGAGCTCAGGTAAAATGGGACCTTTGTTGTTTGCGATGATTGAGTGAGTGTTTCATACCAAGAGATTTTGGCCAATTCTCCCACTTCCAAGttggtttcagactttcagattTGATTTCATCCAAAAACTTAACCCTTATCATGTCACTTCCATTTGTGAAAATACAAGAATAAATGCAGAGTTTTAGTGAACTTATCTAGAGCTTTAAAAGTAGCAACATTGAAAAGCGAATATCTGTAGGGCAGATGGCTTCTGTTTGTCCAAGTTATTAGCGCAATGTCTAATAAGAAGGCCTGAACTGAGAAACTATAAGATGTTCTGGTGGTTATTTGAATTCTTGTAAGCTTGTAAAGGTTTTTGGGGTGTACAATCAGATTCTCCGTTCCCTTTAGTTCCAGAAACATTTCATCAATATTTGAACTCTGTGATCCACCTTTCTTTTGTAGTTTAGCAGTAGATAAGGTACTTTTACATAATAtcatttcttcaattcttttgGTCAAATACTACGTTTCTGTAACATTGGCAAGTTATTTTTTAGTTGTTATCGGAAGTTATATTGTTTTAGCCGTTGTTGGAAATGCTAATTACTTGCTGCAGTGTCTGCCTATTGTCTTCTGACTTTGCGAGTGAGTTTAACTTCTGACATTTTGTAATAATTAGCAAAAGTTTGAGGACAATGAATTTGCTACTTTGAATGGACATGCCTGACATGAACTCATGATGATGACTGCTTACCTTTTCCCATTTCCATTCTCAGTTCAGGAAATTGGCGCACTGGACAAAACCAGTGTAAACTGGATGGAACAAGCTTGGGCATATGGAGATTGCTTGGCGTCTTCAACCTTTTGTGTGGCAAAAATACTGATTCTTGAAATATCTACTTAACCTAGTATGTAGCAGTTGCTAATTTGTGGACTTGGGTCTACCACTTACACGGTTCAGAAATCTGCACCATGTAAGGCAGTAAGGGGATGTTGCTGGCAATTGACCTCATTTGGCAAATTGATGCCTGTTCTGGTTTCTCTTGGATCCGTTTCAGTGATGTTCAGTCTGTTCTGTGTCTGCGTGGTTCATATTTCATAGCTATTTGCCCCCCTCTAATATTAGCTTTGTGGTCCCAATGTTCAGTCTTGTTCAGTCTTTAGAGTGGGGTGCCCCGAGACAAACTGTCAAAATGATTTAGATCATCCTCTCTGTCTCTCTTTGCAGCTGTACAGGCAAGGCAGGAACCCAAGAGTGTGACAGGACAATTAGAGATGTTCTGGTACAATGAACATGTATGTTTGCTGTTAAAAAgttttttgtttcaaaatttaGTGCTTGACTTTGTGGGAGTAATACTCATATAGAAGTGTGTATCTGACATTGCAAGAGCATAACGTTGTTCTGCTAATTTTAACGACAATCGTTTGGCCATTTTGGTGCCTACACCATTTCTCTCTTTTCACCTACACTTCTCAGGTGATGCATTGCCGTTCTGTGCAAACTAGATCTTGACACCCTTCGGCCTTTCCAGCACAGGGTAGGCGTGGATAGATCCATGGATCCACATCCACTCTAGTTCAAATAAGTAGCAATAGATTAAACGTTTGGATCACTAATGGCGTCTCCAACAAGGGGATCTTGTGCTACTGGAATCAACAGCGAATAGTGTAAAACATCCATACTAGTGCGCGGTGAGCTTGCACATCTCCCGGTGATACTCCCTTTTTTTGGAACcatttctctctgttttttttggaGTCGTCCACCCCAGTCAAAGGACACAATCAACACTTTGGTTGAGCCTAACTTTTTTACTAACAGCTTAATTCAatgaaatactccctccatcctagatatgttttgattttttagaaacaacatggtatatatatatatacacacacacacaggagTATATAAAAaactatgaacttagaaaaactaaaaatgaataaacgaatagtaatttgagatcgAGGGAGCACTTCCTCTGCCCTCACCAAACTAGTATAAAAGTCACAATTATATTTTTAAGATAAAAGTcacaatttcattttttaaACATAAATTTTGGATGCATATTTTAAAGCGTTCTTGCATGAAAAAAATGTTATTTAATGGTGCAGTTAAGTATCTGTAAGATTGGAAAAGGAAGATTAAACTTTTTGACAGAAAAGAAGGTTAATTGCCATTGGCAAGATTGTAAAGAATCTAAAACAAATATTCTATAATTTTTTCTTCTGCATCTCGTCAACTTAATTTTTCGCTCTAGTATTTATAAGCCGGCTTTACGCTAAGTATAATGCTCCGTTTGATTTAATATTCATCAACGGACAGAATTTCTCGATTAATCGTGGAGTAGATAACTCTCGCTCACTTTCGCTCTCATGGAGAGGGAGACGCCGGagcccgcggcgccggcgaccttcCTCCGCGGTGAGGAGGGGGCCTCCCCGGACTCGGCGCGCGCTAGGTTCGACCGCATGATCCGGCGCGTGCAGGCGGAGGTCTGTGCGGAGCTCGAGGCGGTCGAGGGCGGTgcaagcgacggcggcggcggcggggcgttgTTTCGGGAGGACGCTTGGAcgcgcccgggcggcggcggcgggatcagCCGCGTGCTCCAGGGCGGCCGCGTGTTCGAGAAGGCCGCGGTGAACGTCTCCGTGGTCTACGGAGTCATGCCTCCTGAGGCGTACCGCGCGGCGAGGcccgaggccgcggcggcggctggagggGAGAAGGATGGGCCGGTGCCCTTCTTCGCTGCTGGTGTCAGCTCGGTGAGCAAGATTCTTCTCTCTGCTCCAGCATTGTCACAAACCGATGGTTTGTTCAATGTTTGCATCTTTCAGCAATTTTCTGTGTTACAATATCTTAAGAATATTCAGCAAGTTTCTCGTGCCAGTTTTTAATCCACCATTGTTTTCGTTTTGATAACTTCTTGTTTTGCTTGACAGGTCATTCATCCAGTAAACCCATTTGCTCCAACAATGCATTTCAACTACCGGTATTTCGAAACAGAGGCACCTGAAGGTACTACCTGTGCTGACAACTGAAATGAACTTGCGTCAACTTCAGATACCATAGAGGATGATGAATTATTCTCTGCAGATGCTCCTGGTGCACCTAGGCAGTGGTGGTTTGGAGGTGGTACTGACCTGACGCCTTCATATATCATTGAAGAGGATGTCCGACACTTCCATTCTGTATGTCAATACCTCCTTGTTCACTTGTTCAGAACATAAGCATAGATCCAGTTTTGCTATGTTTTTATTCTGGCCAAAGCAGCTTGTTCAAGGCTGCTGTCTTTGACATTTATTTAGTTGTTGTGAGTTTGTTTGATAACTCATTTGTGCTCTATTTGACCCTTCCAGGTTCAGAAACAGACATGTGATaaatttgattctagcttttatCCTAGATTCAAAAAATGGTGTGATGAATACTTTTATATCAAGGTTAGTTTGTTCAGCTATTCATTTGATGTTACTTACTATTGTAATTATTTTAATTGTCAATTTTCTTGTTTGTCACTGGCAGCCTGGCACACGTCAAATCTCATGTTTGAATTAATCCAGACATCTGAAATGGGCAATTATGTTGGTCTTCTTATTCAATATTGTGCACCACGTAGTTGTAATGCTTTTCTGGCTGCCAGAACAAGTCATGAAAATTATTACTTGTGTTTGAATGCAGCATCGTGGTGAACGGCGTGGGGTGGGTGGCATATTTTTTGACGATCTTAATGACTATGATCAGGAAACTCTCCTTCAGTTTGCTACAGGTGTCACACCATCTCTCGTACTCTTTTCGGCATATATGTGTATGGCAACCATCTTGTAACTGCTGACCAAAGTTGTGCCTGTTGAGGTGCTTTCCTTTCATCTCTGCAGAGTGCGCAGATTCAGTTCTTCCTGCATACGTACCCATTATAGAACGCCGCAAAGACATTCCATTTACTGAGGAGCACAAGGCATGGCAGCAGCTACGGAGAGGTCGCTATGTGGAATTCAACCTCGTTAGTGCCTACATGcagtcaattttttttcttagtgCTGTCAACTCTACTCTGGCTCTAACACTTGCTTCTTATGAAGGTTTATGATCGGGGAACCACATTTGGCCTCAAGACTGGAGGACGGATTGAGAGTATCCTTGTTTCTCTTCCTCTTACCGCACGGTGGGAGTATGATCATGTAAGTTGAGATATTAACCCAAGTCTAATCTGTGTAATTGGACCTTTTATCTCTCTTAATACAAAaatacgcagctctcctacgtattctagaaaaaaaaaccaagTCTAACCTTATTAAGATGTCTGGTTCTTCCTATTCGAAGGCACTAGGAGCGTCCaaaattatatttttaagtAGGTTGGAAAATACATGTGCAATTTATTATTTGGTTGTACTGTGTTATGGTAAATCATTTGAATGGAGGAAGTTTCTGTTGTTTCACCATTTGCGTTCTTGGAACTTAAATTTGGGCAAGTTTTCTAATGTACTATTTGTTTTGTAGAAACCAGAAGTAGGGAGTGAAGAATGGAAACTTCTTGACACGTGCATAAATCCAAAGGAATGGATCTGACTGGTTGAAAAGTGCATGCTCTTCCAGTACCTTGTTTTTAAGATGTCACTTTAGTCTTAGTGTTCCTTCAGTATGTGCTTTTTTTCTATTACAGTTAGTGTTATTTCCTTGAATGAGCATACACGATGCATGTAATATATATGTCATCAGTGTTTATGAATAAGCAGTCTCAGTTGTCAAAAGGGAGAAAAGTAAGACCAGAAAAATAGGTCTTTCTGTTCAGAAGTGGactttcaaaagaaaatgaaaaaaatacgtAATTGTAAGTGGCAATTTTCTTGTCTGACGCTCCTGGATTTTCCTGCTTCACAATCTATGTCATATTACCATTCTGCTTGCCGGTAAAATTGGATGTAGTACTATGGCAGGAGTGTTGATAAGAATCAGTCTTCTCCTATAGTAACTATAGACAAATTTTCCAGGCATCAAGTTTCTTCAATTTTCTAATTCACTTTCTTCAGCTTCTCATTGTCAACATCCTTTTCTTCTGAATTGATATTTTCTCACAAGTTGTACTTGCAAAATTTGTGATCCTTTAATCTGCTGTGTTTTTATCCATCTATTTGGTTGCTCTTGTTTAAGGTTAGGGAGCACAAGAGCATGGGAGCACTAGATATTTTCCATAGTCCTAGTTAGAAAAGTAACATTTGAGGTTGTGTTCAGTAAAACTATGTTAATTGTATCCTTTCTATATTTAGATCGAGCATTTCATTTT containing:
- the LOC117862119 gene encoding methionine aminopeptidase 1C, chloroplastic/mitochondrial isoform X1; translated protein: MAVRVPAAELKQHPSSPFTASRCRSPRDAALPAPLRVASRTPRRPEVSNRIICRCTYTAILPIYAQNLRKSGCRAAGHRGSQEEGAAGRGAVSARLPVPDHIPRPPYVGTDAIPDVCPDRQVHDGESIMRMLDACELAARVLQYAGTLVKPAVTTDEIDRAVHQMIIDAGAYPSPLGYGGFPKSVCTSVNECTCHGIPDSRELQDGDIINIDVTVYLNGYHGDTSRTYLCGDVDESTKQLVKVTEECMMRGISACRHGASFKEIGQRISEHASKYGYGIDPFVGHGIGRIFHCEPIIWSTYDYEPGFMVAGQTFTIEPTLSMGSTQCVVLDDGWTAVAADGSLSAQFEHTVLVTRDGVEILTGCP
- the LOC117862119 gene encoding methionine aminopeptidase 1B, chloroplastic isoform X7; its protein translation is MPKICAKVAAGHRGSQEEGAAGRGAVSARLPVPDHIPRPPYVGTDAIPDVCPDRQVHDGESIMRMLDACELAARVLQYAGTLVKPAVTTDEIDRAVHQMIIDAGAYPSPLGYGGFPKSVCTSVNECTCHGIPDSRELQDGDIINIDVTVYLNGYHGDTSRTYLCGDVDESTKQLVKVTEECMMRGISACRHGASFKEIGQRISEHASKYGYGIDPFVGHGIGRIFHCEPIIWSTYDYEPGFMVAGQTFTIEPTLSMGSTQCVVLDDGWTAVAADGSLSAQFEHTVLVTRDGVEILTGCP
- the LOC117862119 gene encoding methionine aminopeptidase 1B, chloroplastic isoform X5 produces the protein MAVRVPAAELKQHPSSPFTASRCRSPRDAALPAPLRVASRTPRRPEVSNRIICRCTYTAILPIYAQNLRKSGCRAAGHRGSQEEGAAGRGAVSARLPVPDHIPRPPYVGTDAIPDVCPDRQVHDGESIMRMLDACELAARVLQYAGTLVKPAVTTDEIDRAVHQMIIDAGAYPSPLGYGGFPKSVCTSVNECTCHGIPDSRELQDGDIINIDVTVYLNGYHGDTSRTYLCGDVDESTKQLVKVTEECMMRGISACRHGASFKEIGQRISEHASKYGYGIDPFVGHGIGRIFHCEPIIWSTYDYEPGFMVAGQTFTIV
- the LOC117862119 gene encoding methionine aminopeptidase 1B, chloroplastic isoform X3: MAVRVPAAELKQHPSSPFTASRCRSPRDAALPAPLRVASRTPRRPEVSNRIICRCTYTAILPIYAQNLRKSGCRAAGHRGSQEEGAAGRGAVSARLPVPDHIPRPPYVGTDAIPDVCPDRQVHDGESIMRMLDACELAARVLQYAGTLVKPAVTTDEIDRAVHQMIIDAGAYPSPLGYGGFPKSVCTSVNECTCHGIPDSRELQGYHGDTSRTYLCGDVDESTKQLVKVTEECMMRGISACRHGASFKEIGQRISEHASKYGYGIDPFVGHGIGRIFHCEPIIWSTYDYEPGFMVAGQTFTIEPTLSMGSTQCVVLDDGWTAVAADGSLSAQFEHTVLVTRDGVEILTGCP
- the LOC117862119 gene encoding methionine aminopeptidase 1B, chloroplastic isoform X2 codes for the protein MAVRVPAAELKQHPSSPFTASRCRSPRDAALPAPLRVASRTPRRPEVSNRIICRCTYTAILPIYAQNLRKSGCRAAGHRGSQEEGAAGRGAVSARLPVPDHIPRPPYVGTDAIPDVCPDRQVHDGESIMRMLDACELAARVLQYAGTLVKPAVTTDEIDRAVHQMIIDAGAYPSPLGYGGFPKSVCTSVNECTCHGIPDSRELQDGDIINIDVTVYLNGYHGDTSRTYLCGDVDESTKQLVKVTEECMMRGISACRHGASFKEIGQRISEHASKYGYGIDPFVGHGIGRIFHCEPIIWSTCQTFTIEPTLSMGSTQCVVLDDGWTAVAADGSLSAQFEHTVLVTRDGVEILTGCP
- the LOC117862119 gene encoding methionine aminopeptidase 1B, chloroplastic isoform X4, which codes for MAVRVPAAELKQHPSSPFTASRCRSPRDAALPAPLRVASRTPRRPEGCRAAGHRGSQEEGAAGRGAVSARLPVPDHIPRPPYVGTDAIPDVCPDRQVHDGESIMRMLDACELAARVLQYAGTLVKPAVTTDEIDRAVHQMIIDAGAYPSPLGYGGFPKSVCTSVNECTCHGIPDSRELQDGDIINIDVTVYLNGYHGDTSRTYLCGDVDESTKQLVKVTEECMMRGISACRHGASFKEIGQRISEHASKYGYGIDPFVGHGIGRIFHCEPIIWSTYDYEPGFMVAGQTFTIEPTLSMGSTQCVVLDDGWTAVAADGSLSAQFEHTVLVTRDGVEILTGCP